A genomic segment from Alistipes senegalensis JC50 encodes:
- a CDS encoding transcriptional regulator: MTKESIRERNLEDWQRLQQIIDDSGLTINAFARHIGLSRGENLYQIKRGHNGISRDLALRIHTHFPQYGIGWLLTGIDDSPGVLYAPYSGWV, translated from the coding sequence ATGACAAAGGAATCCATCCGCGAACGCAACCTCGAAGACTGGCAGCGCCTCCAGCAGATTATCGACGATTCGGGACTCACGATCAACGCTTTCGCCCGCCATATCGGACTGTCGCGGGGCGAAAATCTCTATCAGATCAAGCGCGGGCACAACGGCATCAGCCGCGACCTGGCGCTGCGCATCCACACCCATTTTCCGCAATACGGCATCGGCTGGCTGCTCACCGGCATCGACGACTCCCCGGGCGTCCTCTACGCCCCCTACTCCGGCTGGGTATAG
- the tsaD gene encoding tRNA (adenosine(37)-N6)-threonylcarbamoyltransferase complex transferase subunit TsaD, whose amino-acid sequence MDITILGIESSCDDTSAAVLRGNVLLSNVIASQAVHVKYGGVIPELASRAHQQNIIPVVDTALREAGIDASQLDAIAFTRGPGLVGSLLVGVSFTKGLSIARNIPMVEVNHLQGHILSHFIDLPDRTLPHPGFPFLCLLVSGGHTQIVRVDSPLEMEIIGTTIDDAAGEAFDKCAKVMGLPYPGGPVIDRRAKEGDPKAFRFARPRVEGYDYSFSGLKTSFLYTLRDAVAADPDFIVKHEADLCASLQSTIVEILLDKLVRASKETGIRDIAIAGGVSANSGLRDGIVETGRRRGWRTFLPEFKFTTDNAAMIAMAGYYRYKQGEFASLDVSPVARLEEL is encoded by the coding sequence ATGGATATTACAATTCTGGGCATCGAATCCTCGTGCGACGACACCTCTGCGGCGGTGCTGCGCGGCAACGTGCTGCTGTCGAACGTCATCGCCTCGCAGGCCGTGCACGTCAAATACGGCGGCGTGATCCCCGAACTGGCCTCACGGGCCCACCAGCAGAACATCATCCCCGTCGTGGACACGGCGCTCCGGGAGGCCGGGATCGACGCTTCGCAGCTCGACGCCATCGCCTTCACGCGCGGCCCCGGACTGGTCGGCTCGCTCCTCGTGGGCGTGTCGTTCACCAAGGGCCTCTCGATCGCCCGCAACATCCCGATGGTCGAGGTCAACCACCTCCAGGGCCACATCCTCTCGCACTTCATCGACCTGCCGGACCGCACGCTGCCCCACCCCGGTTTCCCGTTCCTGTGCCTGCTGGTCAGCGGCGGCCACACGCAGATCGTGCGCGTGGACTCCCCGCTGGAGATGGAGATCATCGGCACGACGATCGACGACGCCGCGGGCGAAGCGTTCGACAAGTGCGCCAAGGTGATGGGGCTGCCCTATCCGGGCGGTCCGGTGATCGACCGCCGGGCCAAGGAGGGCGACCCGAAGGCGTTCCGTTTCGCACGCCCCCGCGTCGAGGGTTACGACTATTCGTTCTCGGGGCTGAAAACCTCGTTCCTCTACACGCTGCGCGACGCCGTGGCCGCCGACCCCGACTTCATCGTGAAGCACGAGGCGGACCTCTGCGCGTCGCTGCAATCCACCATCGTCGAAATCCTGCTCGACAAGCTCGTCCGCGCCTCGAAGGAGACCGGCATCCGCGACATCGCCATCGCGGGCGGCGTCTCGGCCAATTCGGGGCTCCGCGACGGCATCGTCGAGACGGGCCGCCGCCGGGGGTGGCGGACGTTCCTGCCGGAATTCAAGTTCACGACCGACAACGCCGCGATGATCGCTATGGCGGGTTATTACCGTTACAAGCAGGGGGAATTCGCCTCGCTCGACGTTTCGCCCGTGGCGCGCCTCGAAGAGTTGTAG
- a CDS encoding MotA/TolQ/ExbB proton channel family protein → MMTFLQAAEAVAVSEETRMGLWTLFTKGGWLMWPLLALGGVTIFIFVERFMAIRKASVLDMNFMNRIRDYISDGKISTAVNLCKKTDTPIARMIEKGIERIGRPMSDVQTAIENVANLEVSKLENGLPFLATIAGGAPMIGFLGTVLGMVQTFMDMSAAGGTVDLGLLSSGMYVAMVTTVMGLIVGIPAYFGYNYLVARIEKLVFQMEANSIAFMDILNQPVQK, encoded by the coding sequence ATGATGACATTTTTGCAGGCTGCCGAGGCGGTGGCCGTTAGTGAGGAGACCCGCATGGGCTTGTGGACCCTGTTTACCAAAGGCGGCTGGCTGATGTGGCCGCTGCTGGCGCTGGGCGGCGTGACGATTTTCATCTTCGTGGAGCGCTTCATGGCCATCCGCAAGGCTTCGGTGCTGGACATGAACTTTATGAACCGCATCCGCGACTACATCTCCGACGGCAAGATCTCGACGGCCGTGAACCTCTGCAAGAAGACCGACACGCCGATCGCCCGCATGATCGAAAAGGGCATCGAGCGCATCGGACGCCCCATGAGCGACGTGCAGACCGCCATCGAGAACGTCGCCAACCTCGAAGTCTCGAAGCTCGAAAACGGCCTGCCGTTCCTGGCCACGATCGCCGGCGGCGCCCCGATGATCGGTTTTCTCGGCACGGTGCTCGGCATGGTGCAGACCTTCATGGACATGTCCGCCGCGGGCGGCACGGTCGATCTGGGGCTGTTGTCGAGCGGTATGTACGTGGCGATGGTGACCACGGTGATGGGTCTGATCGTCGGCATCCCGGCCTACTTCGGCTACAACTACCTTGTGGCTCGCATCGAGAAGCTGGTGTTCCAGATGGAGGCCAACTCGATCGCATTCATGGACATTCTGAATCAACCCGTTCAAAAATAA
- a CDS encoding amidohydrolase: protein MPILFSNATVLPMTASGGEPRTFTGWVGTDGDRIALATASEADAAAFRAAHPGLREIDCRGKLVMPGLVNTHCHAAMTLQRSYADDISLMAWLHDYIWPFEAHQTPDDVKLGMTLGIVEMLLGGVTSFVDMYYFEDRCVEVAERLGIRALLGCNYFDTNADEVLPRVGEAVRLAAAGSGRVRIAVAPHSPYTVSPENLLRGKELADRYGLHLMTHISETQDEVRIVREKYGCTSVEHLDALGLLGPKTIGAHCIHVTDSDIGTLAARGVTVSHNPQSNMKISSGVAPVERLRAAGALVTVGTDGTCSNNDLDMFEELRTAAFLQKSATGDPVALPAYEALRLATANGARAMGYADGELGVIRTGALADVIVVDMQKPHLQPVHDVVSNVVYCGKASDVETVVVGGRIVVENRRIGGIDLPELYRGVAEAVARIKAAE from the coding sequence ATGCCGATACTCTTTTCAAACGCGACGGTGCTGCCGATGACGGCCTCCGGCGGCGAACCCCGGACCTTTACGGGCTGGGTGGGCACCGACGGCGACCGCATCGCGCTGGCGACGGCTTCGGAGGCGGATGCTGCGGCGTTCCGCGCGGCGCATCCCGGACTCCGGGAGATCGACTGCCGGGGCAAACTCGTGATGCCGGGGTTGGTGAACACCCATTGCCACGCGGCCATGACCCTCCAGCGCAGCTATGCCGACGACATCTCGCTGATGGCGTGGCTCCACGACTATATCTGGCCTTTCGAGGCGCACCAAACCCCTGACGACGTGAAGCTGGGCATGACGCTCGGCATCGTCGAGATGCTGTTGGGCGGCGTGACATCGTTCGTTGATATGTACTATTTCGAGGATCGTTGCGTGGAGGTGGCTGAACGGCTGGGCATCCGGGCCCTGCTGGGCTGCAACTACTTCGATACGAATGCCGATGAGGTGCTGCCCCGGGTCGGGGAGGCCGTGCGGCTGGCCGCCGCCGGTTCCGGCCGGGTGCGGATCGCCGTGGCGCCCCATTCGCCCTACACCGTGTCGCCCGAAAACCTCCTGCGCGGCAAGGAGCTGGCCGACCGGTACGGCCTGCACCTGATGACCCACATTTCGGAGACGCAGGACGAGGTGCGCATCGTGCGCGAGAAATACGGATGCACTTCCGTCGAACACCTCGACGCGCTGGGGCTGTTGGGTCCGAAGACGATCGGCGCCCATTGCATCCACGTGACCGACAGCGACATCGGGACCCTCGCCGCGCGGGGCGTCACCGTGTCGCACAACCCGCAGAGCAACATGAAGATTTCGAGCGGCGTGGCTCCCGTCGAGCGGCTGCGGGCCGCCGGGGCGCTGGTGACGGTCGGCACCGACGGAACCTGCTCGAACAACGACCTCGACATGTTCGAGGAGCTGCGCACGGCGGCTTTCCTGCAAAAATCCGCGACGGGCGACCCCGTGGCGCTCCCGGCCTACGAGGCCCTGCGGCTGGCGACGGCCAACGGCGCCCGGGCGATGGGGTATGCCGACGGCGAGCTGGGCGTGATCCGCACGGGCGCGCTGGCCGACGTGATCGTCGTGGATATGCAGAAACCCCATTTGCAGCCCGTTCACGATGTCGTGTCGAATGTGGTCTACTGCGGCAAGGCGTCGGATGTCGAGACGGTCGTGGTCGGCGGACGTATCGTCGTCGAAAACCGCCGCATCGGGGGCATCGACCTGCCGGAGCTTTACCGCGGGGTGGCCGAGGCCGTCGCGCGGATCAAGGCGGCCGAATAG
- a CDS encoding DUF1573 domain-containing protein → MKILLLTILACLLFGAAYAERPAKGAHLKMDDPTHDFGDVPRKGGDLVHEFKFVNDGTAPLVIVRVITSCSCLSASFSKRPVAPADSGVIRIVYEPHKSEPGAFNKVIQVYSNSVDGRDVITVQGNSIDKPERGKVKIKSEKLKIKN, encoded by the coding sequence ATGAAAATACTACTGCTGACAATCCTCGCCTGCCTGCTTTTCGGGGCGGCGTATGCCGAAAGACCTGCTAAGGGAGCGCACCTGAAGATGGACGACCCGACCCACGATTTCGGCGACGTGCCGCGCAAGGGCGGCGATCTGGTGCACGAATTCAAATTCGTCAACGACGGCACGGCGCCGCTGGTCATCGTGCGCGTCATCACCTCGTGTTCGTGCCTCAGCGCCTCGTTCTCGAAGCGCCCCGTGGCGCCCGCCGACTCGGGGGTGATCCGCATCGTGTACGAACCCCACAAGAGCGAGCCGGGAGCCTTCAACAAGGTGATCCAGGTCTACTCCAACTCGGTGGACGGCCGCGACGTGATCACCGTGCAGGGCAACTCCATCGACAAGCCCGAGCGCGGGAAAGTGAAAATTAAGAGTGAAAAATTAAAAATTAAGAATTAG
- the tpx gene encoding thiol peroxidase yields MDHKVTFGGKPVTLVGNRCKAGEKAPSFTVIDAALQPVPSEDFRGKVRIFSVFPSVDTPVCSLQNIRFNREASKLSDDVVVLALSVDLPFAQKRFCAAEGIDHVHVFSDYKELDFGMKYGFVIDELRLLARGVVVVDRDDVVRYVEYVPEITHEPDYDKALAFVRDLAK; encoded by the coding sequence ATGGATCACAAAGTAACTTTCGGCGGCAAGCCCGTGACGCTTGTCGGCAATCGCTGCAAGGCGGGCGAAAAAGCCCCCTCATTTACGGTCATCGACGCTGCGCTGCAACCCGTCCCGTCGGAGGATTTTCGCGGCAAGGTTCGCATTTTCAGCGTTTTCCCGTCGGTGGACACTCCGGTCTGCTCGTTGCAGAACATCCGGTTCAACCGCGAGGCTTCGAAGCTGAGCGACGACGTGGTCGTCCTGGCGTTGTCGGTGGACCTTCCCTTCGCGCAGAAGCGTTTCTGCGCCGCCGAGGGGATCGACCACGTGCACGTCTTCTCGGATTACAAGGAGTTGGATTTCGGCATGAAATACGGCTTCGTGATCGACGAATTGCGCCTGCTGGCCCGCGGCGTGGTGGTCGTGGACCGGGACGACGTGGTGCGTTACGTGGAGTACGTGCCCGAGATCACCCACGAACCCGACTACGACAAGGCGCTGGCCTTCGTGCGCGACCTGGCGAAATAA
- a CDS encoding energy transducer TonB — MYYYDPDNKNPRRWAAVAAAVYCVLLAGSFALVSFDVSQAVEKPGDTILVDFTEPPVPEPPKPPVKIATEPRVHDVAAPVEQTAQVAGKDEVTQTPNPKALFKMNKGGADEPDNAGNPRAPQGEDKASGTGPGLNPDGLDQLDQGLKGRGLVGNLPRPNQPENKSGVVLIRVTVDASGRVTSAAYEPKGSTTSDVELVNEARKAALRTRFSESRAVIEGGTITYIFRLKAE; from the coding sequence ATGTATTATTACGATCCCGATAATAAGAATCCTCGCCGATGGGCGGCGGTCGCGGCGGCGGTCTACTGCGTGCTGCTGGCCGGTTCGTTCGCGCTGGTGTCGTTCGACGTTTCGCAGGCGGTGGAGAAGCCCGGCGACACGATCCTCGTCGATTTCACCGAGCCGCCCGTTCCCGAGCCGCCGAAGCCGCCCGTGAAGATCGCCACCGAGCCGCGCGTGCACGACGTTGCGGCTCCCGTGGAGCAGACGGCGCAGGTCGCCGGCAAGGACGAGGTGACCCAGACCCCCAACCCCAAGGCACTCTTCAAGATGAACAAGGGCGGGGCCGACGAACCCGACAATGCGGGCAATCCCCGCGCTCCGCAGGGCGAGGACAAGGCCAGCGGCACCGGGCCGGGGCTCAATCCCGACGGGCTGGACCAGCTGGACCAGGGCTTGAAAGGACGCGGACTGGTGGGCAATTTGCCACGGCCGAATCAACCTGAAAATAAAAGTGGTGTGGTACTTATTCGTGTGACAGTAGATGCTTCGGGGCGGGTTACCAGTGCTGCTTATGAGCCGAAAGGATCTACAACATCTGATGTCGAGCTGGTGAACGAAGCTCGAAAGGCTGCACTTAGAACGCGGTTTAGTGAGAGCCGTGCTGTGATTGAAGGTGGCACGATAACCTATATTTTTCGACTTAAAGCGGAATAG
- a CDS encoding translocation/assembly module TamB domain-containing protein — MRKGIKILGKVFSAAVLLLIILPVFLSLLLDIPAVQNFVVHKAAEAVSRKLETTVSIERVDIGIFSKIKVKGFYVEDYGRDTLLYVGKLDAYVTGFGLFGGGLAFSRGEIADAKLYLRQMPDGEMNIKQIVSRISDPDKPRKGNFKLSISRASIENMDLCLERIDSLARHRDYGIDFSHMHLYGLTARVDDFTIDGSAIYTTVAALTARERSGFVLDHLAGRFYMTQGCLGFEDASIVTARSNVRIPYISLVGNSWAEYKDFLGQVRIDAALRNTSVSTDDIAWFAPGLRDWHLDFSDIDIEVAGVVADFTAKVRSMHIGEGTTLVADAAVKGLPEIRDTWFDLSVPRLHSSAEAMDGLALGIAGRKLPDRLVGILGNSGSIDLDARFKGKLSAFDMQLGAATDVGDVSCNLRMSPLKRGLSSVRGDVETRDLRLGDLLDRRDLLGNATLTAYVDGVIGRGVADANVVGNVTRLGFNGYVYDSLRLDGRLRNREFDGLITARDPNLDFDFFGLVDFNDSVPRYDFTMDLRHADLARLHINRRDSVSQLSAHIAAKAGGRSLDDLNGRIQVTGARYRYNDKEIEATNMTVTGENSAQSKFVELRSDFADATFRSKTSYRTVFEYLRRSAWKYLPMLSEAPPETGPSERKAAVANDFSLLSVNIRNFNPVADAVSAGLQVADGSSLQLLFNPASDQLSLKASSEYIERRRMLATRLSVNASNRGDSLAVYASAEDLYAGVLHLPRLSLTGGARQGRVQLSAGFDDTTRRVSGLVGIRTSVADEHGANGRVVDLRILPSHITRGNKTWQIYARKILIDTARIVIDRFFVMNREQELLLDGVASRSREDSVTLSLRNFDLSPFTQVAERMGYVIEGRTNGSAKMKSVLRGGEISADILFDSVEVNDIPAPPMRLASRWDFARNRAGVTVVNRVKRDTLVRGFYAPDRMRYYARLDVDSLDMGLLDPILTGVISSTEGVASAELVLQGQRRDAELAGEVRVSGLKTRVDFTQVTYSMPEAVLSVKNNRFKASNVAVFDPQGHRGRFDFDMSLQHLSNISYDVRVAPQQMLVLDTGPDDNDVFYGKVYATGSARISGDKGAVRMDITAATDGNSSFVLPLSSKSNISNADFVRFVQPEKTDTLDNVARKKLLFERKHRQRADAASQMNITMALNVRPDAEVEIDVEGNTVKGRGEGTLNLEINPRANIFEIYGDYTISEGSFMLSLQQIINKRFTIESGSSIQWTGSPMNALLDIDAVYKLKASLQPLLQGTSENLGGDRSVPVECVIHLGDRLSNPSIGFDVRVPGSDPETQTLVANALSTPETVDTQFLYLLLFNSFMSESSSQANANIGSSVSAATGLEFVSNMVSNWLSSSDYNVVIRYRPKSELTSDEVDFGLSKSLINNRLFVEVEGNYLIDNKQATVNNNSMSNFMGEAYITYLIDRAGTLKLKAFTQTIDRFDENQGLQETGIGVYFKEDFNNLRDLRNRIRERFTNKKRKARRMARRTARAAEKAAEEAEKERQREPADTLFIIKNEE; from the coding sequence ATGCGCAAAGGTATAAAAATATTGGGAAAGGTGTTCTCGGCGGCGGTTTTGTTGCTGATAATTCTGCCCGTTTTCCTTTCGCTGCTGCTCGACATTCCCGCCGTGCAGAACTTCGTGGTGCACAAGGCCGCGGAGGCCGTTTCGCGCAAGCTGGAGACCACCGTGTCGATCGAACGCGTGGACATCGGCATCTTCTCGAAAATCAAGGTCAAGGGCTTCTACGTCGAGGATTACGGGCGCGATACGCTGCTCTACGTCGGGAAGCTCGACGCCTACGTCACGGGCTTCGGCCTCTTCGGCGGGGGCCTCGCGTTCAGCCGCGGGGAGATCGCCGACGCCAAGCTCTACCTGCGGCAGATGCCCGACGGGGAGATGAACATCAAGCAGATCGTCAGCCGCATATCCGATCCCGACAAACCCCGGAAGGGCAATTTCAAACTCTCGATCAGCCGGGCTTCGATCGAGAATATGGACCTCTGCCTCGAACGGATCGACAGCCTCGCGCGACACCGCGACTACGGCATCGACTTCTCGCACATGCACCTCTACGGCCTGACGGCCCGCGTGGACGACTTCACCATCGACGGGTCGGCCATCTACACCACCGTCGCGGCCCTCACGGCCCGCGAGCGCAGCGGCTTCGTGCTGGACCACCTCGCGGGGCGCTTCTACATGACGCAGGGGTGTCTGGGCTTCGAGGACGCCTCGATCGTCACCGCGCGTTCCAACGTCCGGATTCCCTACATCTCGCTGGTCGGCAACTCGTGGGCCGAATACAAGGATTTTCTCGGGCAGGTGCGCATCGACGCCGCGCTGCGCAACACGTCGGTCTCGACCGACGACATCGCGTGGTTCGCTCCCGGGCTGCGCGACTGGCATCTGGATTTCAGCGATATAGACATCGAGGTCGCGGGCGTGGTGGCGGATTTCACGGCCAAGGTCCGGAGCATGCACATCGGCGAGGGCACGACGCTCGTGGCCGACGCCGCGGTGAAGGGGCTGCCGGAGATCCGCGACACGTGGTTCGACCTCTCGGTGCCCCGCCTGCACTCCTCGGCCGAGGCGATGGACGGGCTGGCCCTCGGCATCGCCGGGCGCAAGCTCCCGGACAGGCTGGTCGGGATACTCGGCAACTCGGGGAGCATCGACCTCGATGCCCGCTTCAAGGGGAAGCTCTCGGCGTTCGACATGCAGCTGGGGGCCGCGACCGACGTGGGCGACGTGTCCTGCAACCTGCGGATGTCACCGCTGAAAAGGGGCCTGAGCAGCGTGCGGGGCGACGTCGAGACGCGCGACCTGCGGCTGGGCGACCTGCTCGACCGCCGCGATCTGCTGGGCAACGCCACGCTCACGGCCTATGTCGATGGCGTGATCGGCAGGGGCGTGGCCGACGCCAACGTCGTGGGCAACGTCACCCGGCTGGGCTTCAACGGCTATGTCTACGACTCGCTGCGGCTGGACGGCCGTCTGCGCAACCGGGAGTTCGACGGCCTGATCACGGCCCGCGACCCCAATTTGGACTTCGACTTCTTCGGACTGGTGGATTTCAACGACTCGGTGCCGCGCTACGACTTCACGATGGACCTGCGGCACGCCGATCTGGCGCGCCTGCACATCAACCGCCGCGACTCGGTGTCGCAGCTCTCGGCGCACATCGCGGCCAAGGCCGGGGGGCGTTCGCTGGACGACCTGAACGGCCGCATCCAGGTGACCGGCGCCCGCTACCGCTACAACGACAAGGAGATCGAGGCGACGAACATGACCGTCACGGGCGAGAACTCCGCGCAGAGCAAGTTCGTGGAGCTGCGCTCGGACTTCGCCGACGCCACGTTCCGCTCCAAGACCAGCTACCGCACGGTGTTCGAATACCTGCGGCGGAGCGCGTGGAAATACCTTCCGATGCTGAGCGAGGCCCCGCCCGAAACGGGGCCTTCGGAGCGCAAGGCCGCCGTGGCGAACGATTTTTCGCTGCTCTCGGTCAACATCCGCAACTTCAACCCCGTGGCCGACGCCGTGTCGGCGGGCTTGCAGGTGGCCGACGGATCGTCGCTCCAGCTGCTGTTCAATCCGGCCAGCGACCAGCTGTCGCTCAAAGCCTCGTCGGAGTACATCGAGCGCCGGCGGATGCTGGCCACGCGCCTCTCGGTCAACGCCTCGAACCGCGGCGACTCGCTGGCGGTCTACGCCTCGGCCGAGGACCTCTACGCCGGGGTGCTGCACCTGCCGCGCCTCTCGCTGACGGGCGGCGCCCGGCAGGGCCGCGTACAGCTCTCGGCGGGTTTCGACGACACGACGCGCCGGGTTTCGGGTCTCGTGGGAATCCGTACGTCGGTGGCCGACGAGCACGGCGCCAACGGGCGTGTGGTGGACCTGCGCATACTCCCGTCGCACATCACCCGCGGCAACAAGACGTGGCAGATCTATGCCCGCAAGATACTGATCGACACGGCGCGGATCGTCATCGACAGGTTTTTCGTGATGAACCGCGAACAGGAACTGCTGCTCGACGGCGTCGCCTCGCGCAGCCGCGAGGATTCGGTGACCCTCTCGCTGCGCAATTTCGACCTGTCGCCCTTCACGCAGGTCGCCGAACGCATGGGCTACGTCATCGAGGGCCGCACGAACGGTTCGGCGAAGATGAAGTCGGTGCTGCGGGGCGGCGAGATCTCGGCCGACATCCTTTTCGACAGCGTCGAGGTCAACGACATTCCCGCGCCGCCGATGCGTCTGGCGTCGCGCTGGGACTTCGCCCGCAACCGGGCGGGCGTGACGGTGGTCAACCGCGTCAAGCGCGACACGCTCGTGCGTGGCTTCTACGCCCCGGACCGGATGCGCTACTACGCCCGGCTGGATGTCGATAGCCTCGACATGGGGCTGCTCGACCCGATTCTGACGGGGGTGATCTCCTCCACCGAGGGCGTCGCCTCGGCCGAACTCGTCTTGCAGGGACAGCGCCGCGACGCCGAACTCGCCGGCGAGGTCCGTGTCTCGGGGCTGAAAACCCGGGTCGATTTCACGCAGGTCACCTACTCGATGCCCGAAGCGGTGCTGTCGGTGAAGAACAACCGCTTCAAGGCTTCGAACGTCGCGGTGTTCGACCCCCAGGGCCATCGCGGACGCTTCGACTTTGACATGAGCCTGCAACACCTGTCGAACATCTCCTACGACGTGCGGGTGGCCCCGCAGCAGATGCTGGTGCTCGACACCGGCCCCGACGACAACGACGTTTTCTACGGAAAGGTCTACGCCACGGGGTCGGCCCGCATCTCGGGCGACAAGGGGGCCGTCCGGATGGACATCACAGCCGCCACCGACGGCAATTCGTCGTTCGTGCTGCCGCTGTCGAGCAAGTCGAACATCTCGAACGCCGATTTCGTGCGCTTCGTGCAGCCCGAGAAAACCGATACGCTCGACAACGTGGCGCGCAAGAAACTCCTCTTCGAACGCAAGCACCGCCAGCGTGCGGATGCCGCCAGCCAGATGAACATCACTATGGCGCTCAACGTGCGCCCCGATGCCGAGGTCGAAATCGATGTTGAGGGCAACACGGTGAAGGGGCGCGGAGAAGGGACCCTGAACCTCGAAATCAACCCCCGGGCCAATATCTTCGAGATCTACGGCGACTACACCATCTCCGAGGGCAGTTTCATGCTCTCGCTCCAGCAGATCATCAACAAGCGTTTCACCATCGAGAGCGGTTCGTCGATCCAGTGGACCGGTTCGCCGATGAACGCCCTGCTGGACATCGACGCCGTTTACAAGCTCAAAGCCTCGTTGCAGCCTTTGTTGCAGGGCACCTCCGAGAACCTCGGCGGCGACCGTTCGGTGCCCGTGGAGTGCGTCATCCACCTCGGGGACCGGCTGTCGAACCCCTCGATCGGTTTCGACGTGCGGGTGCCCGGCTCCGATCCCGAGACCCAGACGCTGGTGGCCAACGCTCTCTCGACCCCCGAGACGGTCGATACGCAGTTCCTCTACCTGCTGCTGTTCAACAGCTTCATGTCCGAGAGTTCGTCGCAGGCCAACGCCAACATCGGCAGTTCGGTGTCGGCGGCCACGGGACTGGAGTTCGTGTCGAACATGGTGAGCAACTGGCTCTCGTCGTCGGACTACAACGTGGTGATCCGCTACCGGCCCAAGTCGGAGCTGACGAGCGACGAGGTGGATTTCGGGCTCTCGAAGAGCCTCATCAACAACCGCCTGTTCGTCGAGGTCGAGGGCAACTACCTGATCGACAACAAGCAGGCGACGGTGAACAACAACTCGATGTCCAACTTCATGGGCGAGGCTTACATCACCTACCTGATCGACCGCGCCGGAACGCTCAAACTGAAAGCCTTCACGCAGACGATCGACCGTTTCGACGAGAACCAGGGTTTGCAGGAGACCGGCATCGGCGTCTACTTCAAGGAGGATTTCAACAACCTGAGGGACCTGCGCAACCGCATTCGGGAACGCTTCACCAACAAGAAGCGCAAGGCCCGGCGCATGGCGCGGCGCACGGCCCGGGCGGCCGAAAAAGCGGCCGAAGAGGCGGAAAAAGAGCGGCAGCGGGAGCCGGCGGATACGCTATTTATAATTAAGAATGAAGAATGA
- a CDS encoding ExbD/TolR family protein: MAIKHGSKVDKSFSASSMTDLMFLLLLFLLIATTLINPNALKLMLPKSSNQLKDKAMTTVSIQQSGASYNYYVELQKVQGIEGVERALKARLDGQKDATVSLHCDKTVAVDEVVKVMNIAKDNNYKLILATSPK, translated from the coding sequence ATGGCAATCAAACATGGATCGAAAGTCGATAAATCGTTCTCGGCCTCGTCGATGACCGACCTGATGTTCCTGCTGCTGCTGTTCCTGCTGATCGCCACGACGCTGATCAATCCCAACGCCCTGAAACTGATGCTTCCGAAGAGCTCGAACCAGTTGAAGGACAAGGCGATGACCACGGTTTCGATCCAGCAGAGCGGCGCGTCGTACAACTACTACGTCGAGTTGCAGAAGGTGCAGGGCATCGAGGGCGTGGAGCGGGCGTTGAAGGCGCGCCTCGACGGCCAGAAGGACGCCACGGTGTCGCTCCACTGCGACAAGACGGTGGCCGTCGATGAGGTGGTCAAGGTCATGAACATCGCCAAGGACAACAATTACAAACTTATTTTGGCGACATCGCCGAAATAA